The [Pseudomonas] carboxydohydrogena genome includes a window with the following:
- a CDS encoding DUF3253 domain-containing protein yields MSKSDSAAAASSASALPLEDAILATLARAGRKTLGAPEIAHAIADGGDWHALLTPIRRAAVALAQSGRLIIYRHGKPVDPNDFRGVYRLGLPRQD; encoded by the coding sequence ATGTCCAAGTCCGATTCGGCCGCAGCCGCTTCTTCCGCATCCGCCCTTCCGCTCGAAGACGCCATCCTCGCCACCCTCGCGCGCGCTGGGCGTAAGACGCTCGGCGCACCGGAAATCGCCCACGCGATTGCGGATGGCGGCGACTGGCACGCGCTGCTGACGCCGATCCGCCGCGCGGCGGTCGCACTCGCGCAATCCGGACGGCTAATCATTTATCGCCACGGCAAGCCGGTCGATCCGAACGACTTTCGCGGCGTCTATCGCCTGGGGTTGCCGCGTCAGGATTGA
- a CDS encoding glutathione S-transferase family protein: MNLTLYIGNKNYSSWSFRPWLAMKAANIAFREVLIPIYAGADDKQRILDVSPAGKVPVLTDGDVTVWDSIAIIEYLAEKFPGAGLWPKDTAARAHARAISAEMHGGFGALRRECGMNIHRPIRPKALSDEARENIARVQEIWTGCRARYGQAGPFLFGAFTAADAMYAPVVHRFRTYAIEVSQPVRAYMEAMLAHPAFAEWTEQALAETLVIERFEAD; encoded by the coding sequence ATGAATCTGACGCTTTACATCGGCAACAAGAATTACTCGTCGTGGTCGTTCCGCCCGTGGCTCGCGATGAAGGCCGCGAACATCGCCTTCAGGGAAGTGCTGATCCCGATTTACGCCGGCGCGGACGACAAGCAGCGCATTCTCGATGTATCGCCCGCCGGAAAGGTGCCGGTGCTGACCGATGGCGACGTGACGGTGTGGGATTCGATCGCGATCATCGAATATCTGGCCGAGAAATTTCCCGGCGCCGGTCTTTGGCCCAAAGACACCGCCGCGCGTGCCCACGCCCGCGCCATCAGCGCGGAGATGCATGGCGGCTTCGGCGCGCTGCGCCGGGAATGCGGCATGAACATCCATCGTCCGATCCGCCCCAAGGCATTGTCGGACGAGGCGAGGGAGAACATCGCCCGCGTCCAGGAGATCTGGACCGGTTGCCGCGCGCGTTACGGGCAGGCGGGGCCGTTCCTGTTTGGAGCTTTCACGGCGGCGGATGCGATGTATGCCCCGGTGGTCCACCGCTTCCGCACCTATGCCATCGAGGTCTCGCAACCTGTGCGTGCTTACATGGAGGCCATGCTCGCTCACCCGGCTTTCGCGGAATGGACCGAGCAGGCGCTGGCGGAAACCCTTGTGATCG